In Trichoderma breve strain T069 chromosome 4, whole genome shotgun sequence, the following proteins share a genomic window:
- a CDS encoding fungal zn(2)-Cys(6) binuclear cluster domain-containing protein — protein MGPGQDFNMDDYVFQSAGDPDYFYLDGESNFTTGLQEVPLESQFTFTEDINSGIMAQEVPLGRPFNFNEGPNSTGFQEGPWATHAPLGQEPSPNVTPQEAFTPDFMGMNVNFPTYMGQDAILAPMPAPDTFQQRNGIPTPPMTQGAASTATTSSTSSTSSTSSTGPSPPTQTATPPPAEAPRQRNNPGPRGYKRSGKACTRCRKNKLRCDDNPQGCSNCAASGCTCMASTASGEVPRMHAHNTDNLVQVLHRHMVALEAYIQAHGGVVPERPDELKQW, from the coding sequence ATGGGTCCCGGACAAGACTTTAACATGGACGACTACGTGTTCCAGTCAGCGGGAGACCCTGATTACTTTTATTTGGACGGAGAGTCCAACTTTACCACGGGGCTCCAGGAGGTACCATTGGAATCCCAATTTACTTTTACGGAGGATATCAACTCCGGTATTATGGCCCAGGAAGTGCCATTGGGTCGTCCCTTCAATTTCAACGAAGGGCCCAACTCTACTGGGTTCCAGGAAGGACCATGGGCTACCCACGCCCCTTTGGGCCAAGAGCCCAGCCCCAACGTTACGCCTCAGGAGGCGTTTACTCCTGACTTTATGGGAATGAATGTCAACTTCCCTACTTACATGGGACAGGATGCCATACTTGCTCCTATGCCCGCCCCTGATACGTTCCAACAAAGGAACGGTATTCCCACTCCTCCCATGACACAGGGAGCCGcctccaccgccaccacctcttccacctcttccacctcttccacctcttccaccGGTCCGTCACCTCCTACACAGACCGCTacacctcctccagccgaGGCGCCAAGGCAGAGGAACAACCCAGGACCCCGAGGTTATAAGCGGTCCGGCAAGGCTTGCACGCGGTGCCGGAAAAACAAACTGAGGTGCGACGACAACCCTCAGGGATGTTCAAACTGTGCTGCCTCTGGATGCACATGCATGGCTTCCACTGCCAGTGGGGAAGTGCCACGAATGCATGCGCACAATACCGACAACCTAGTGCAGGTATTACACAGGCACATGGTGGCACTCGAAGCCTATATTCAGGCTCATGGTGGAGTTGTTCCAGAGAGGCCAGACGAGCTGAAACAGTGGTAA
- a CDS encoding kinase binding protein has product MAVETIELEHVPASYRVYLALFRNVKNAAFLHQQLLARNAEFEYAFIDASTIVSRVHLLSAVFKAVNGSVTGALKTPNVHSETVVSLSSSNNIADAYRRFGVSPSTTDLFVVKIVFPTDINPEPASAEAISKHLTDNVEGDAVPATDDTIETITDVRAVRKSYKLNGLAWLDGIKDELVKRKEIERLVLGGMALRGV; this is encoded by the exons ATGGCCGTCGAAACGATAGAGCTCGAGCATGTGCCGGCGTCGTACCGAGTCTACCTCGCCCTCTTCCGCAATGTGAAAAACGCCGCCTTTTtgcaccagcagctcctcgcgcGCAACGCCGAGTTCGAATATGCCTTTATCGACGCTTCGACG ATTGTCTCGCGCGTCCACCTCCTGTCGGCCGTCTTCAAGGCAGTCAACGGCTCAGTCACCGGAGCCCTTAAAACACCAAACGTCCATTCAGAAACAGTCGTATCACTAAGCTCCTCAAATAAC ATTGCCGACGCATATCGACGCTTCGGCGTTTCGCCCTCCACCACAgacctcttcgtcgtcaAGATTGTTTTCCCCACCGATATCAACCCCGAGCCTGCATCCGCAGAGGCCATTTCGAAGCACCTCACGGATAATGTTGAGGGAGATGCCGTGCCCGCTACAGACGACACCATCGAGACGATTACAGACGTTCGCGCAGTTCGCAAAAGCTATAAGCTCAACGGTCTGGCGTGGTTGGACGGTATCAAGGACGAGCTGGTGAAGCGCAAAGAGATTGAGAGGCTTGTTCTTGGGGGCATGGCTCTGCGGGGAGTAtga
- a CDS encoding proline dehydrogenase domain-containing protein, protein MEANRAPLSVLPLSMILRSLATTVVSSSPILLPPSLRIMVALAHAQSPILNPDRNPLLRFFLKKSFYAQFCAGENAVEVRQTVGRLKNIGFTGVILGYAKEVVLEKSDAKELTIANLGQESARDIEREINPWRDGTLETVRLADPGDFVALKFTGAGSLALNQLKNGLPPSQHLSESIDAICQLARDRGVRLLFDAEQDMLQDGIDDWTMQFARKYNDSPDTATIYGTYQAYKKNCPAVVSRHLAAAQKEGFTLGIKLVRGAYLGSDPRECFHDTKEDTDACYNSIAASVLTRQWSATVQGQGEFPNAHIVLATHNVESVRRARAICDAGGAKSDIAFAQLQGMADEVSCELVEASQSAQKDNANARPLPVYKYLVWGTTGECMKYLLRRAQENKDAVQRTRNGRDAMWAELVRRCKTAVGMA, encoded by the exons ATGGAAGCAAACAGAGCGCCGCTCTCAGTCTTGCCGCTCAGCATGATTCTCCGCTCGCTGGCAACGACAGTggtctcctcttctcccattCTTCTGCCGCCCTCGCTGCGCATCATGGTGGCGCTGGCTCACGCCCAGTCCCCTATCCTGAACCCCGATAGAAACCCCCTTCTGCGGTTCTTCTTGAAAAAGTCCTTTTACGCCCAATTCTGCGCTGGTGAGAATGCGGTCGAGGTGCGGCAAACGGTTGGCCGGTTGAAGAACATTGGCTTCACTGGCGTCATCCTGGGCTATGCCAAGGAAGTTGTCTTGGAAAAGTCCGATGCCAAGGAGTTGACCATTGCCAATCTGGGCCAGGAATCGGCACGCGACATCGAGAGGGAGATCAACCCTTGGAGAGATGGTACCTTGGAGACGGTTCGATTGGCCGATCCTGGTGATTTTGTTGCACTCAA ATTCACCGGTGCTGGCAGCCTAGCCCTCAACCAGCTCAAGAACGGACTTCCGCCTTCTCAGCATCTCAGTGAATCCATTGACGCCATCTGCCAGCTCGCTCGTGACCGCGGGGTGCGCCTCCTCTTCGACGCCGAACAGGACATGCTGCAAGACGGCATCGACGACTGGACTATGCAATTCGCTCGCAAGTACAACGACTCTCCAGACACCGCCACCATCTATGGTACATACCAGGCATACAAGAAGAACTGCCCTGCCGTGGTATCACGGCACCTGGCCGCTGCGCAAAAAGAGGGCTTCACCCTCGGCATCAAGCTGGTGCGCGGCGCATACCTCGGCTCGGATCCGCGAGAGTGCTTCCACGACACCAAGGAGGATACAGACGCCTGCTACAACAGCATCGCCGCCAGCGTCTTGACTAGACAATGGTCTGCTACCGTTCAGGGCCAGGGCGAGTTTCCCAACGCTCACATCGTCCTCGCAACTCACAACGTCGAATCTGTTCGCCGTGCCAGAGCCATTTGCGATGCTGGCGGCGCCAAGTCGGACATTGCATTCGCCCAGCTCCAGGGCATGGCGGACGAGGTGAGCTGCGAGCTTGTCGAGGCCAGCCAGTCAGCCCAAAAGGACAATGCCAACGCTCGGCCGCTGCCCGTTTACAAGTATCTTGTCTGGGGCACCACTGGAGAGTGCATGAAGTATCTCCTGCGCCGCGCTCAAGAGAACAAGGACGCCGTTCAGCGAAcgagaaatggaagagatgcCATGTGGGCTGAGCTGGTTAGGCGATGCAAGACTGCGGTCGGCATGGCCTAA